A window from Candidatus Krumholzibacteriota bacterium encodes these proteins:
- a CDS encoding sodium:alanine symporter family protein, with protein MDAVKGFIDIIYRYIWEFPSSFPYFLVLLLGTGIFLTIRMRFIQVRKIRHSLKVIAGKYDNPEDSGEINHFQALSAALSATIGIGNIAGVATAIHYGGPGALFWMWVTAILGTASKFTECTLSTHFRKVNPDGVVSGGPMYYIEKGMGGKWKFLAIIFAVCAVISSFGSGNSVQAFTVADSFRSDFGIPTWITGSVMATLIGLVIIGGIRRIGKVASKLVPFMATMYFTGAIIILFMHAGSIPGAFTTIFYDAFNAKAGVGGFFGSSFMFMLIWGVKRGIFSNEAGQGSAPIAHAAAKTSEPAREGLVAMLGPYIDTILVCTLTGLTIVTLGVWKDKMLETIPFVEQSQITIMKDSGKIHPDGIILEKDIADEGYYKVTDGKAEGVIFVRNNSTIDSPLLLKGNNEFNGLIEKKAGGAIHFIDSSEAIIDGHEIQLTGKALQNGSPLTAWAFKKGMSPLFGGGNYIVTIAVFLFALSTAISWSYYGDRSVEYLFGTKAILPYRIIFCVIHFLGAIFSLELVWAFGDTALGLMAIPNLIAILVLSGKAKKIAGDYFSRF; from the coding sequence ATGGACGCGGTCAAAGGTTTCATTGATATCATATACCGGTATATCTGGGAATTTCCAAGTTCTTTCCCATACTTTCTTGTTCTATTGCTCGGAACCGGTATCTTTTTGACAATACGAATGCGCTTTATTCAGGTGCGTAAGATCAGACACAGCCTCAAGGTAATAGCCGGAAAATACGACAATCCCGAAGATTCCGGTGAGATAAACCATTTTCAGGCCCTCTCGGCAGCGCTCTCAGCAACGATTGGCATAGGCAATATCGCCGGTGTGGCAACCGCAATCCACTACGGCGGGCCGGGAGCGTTATTCTGGATGTGGGTTACAGCCATCCTGGGTACAGCATCAAAATTCACTGAATGTACTTTGAGCACACATTTCAGGAAGGTAAACCCCGACGGTGTAGTCTCCGGCGGGCCTATGTACTACATTGAAAAGGGTATGGGCGGCAAATGGAAATTCCTGGCGATTATCTTCGCCGTGTGCGCTGTTATTTCATCATTTGGAAGTGGTAACAGCGTACAGGCCTTTACCGTAGCGGACTCCTTTAGAAGTGATTTTGGAATACCAACATGGATTACCGGCTCTGTAATGGCTACATTAATAGGGCTGGTTATCATAGGGGGAATTCGGCGAATCGGAAAAGTCGCTAGCAAGCTTGTTCCATTTATGGCGACTATGTATTTTACCGGAGCCATTATTATCCTATTTATGCACGCCGGAAGTATTCCGGGGGCATTTACGACAATTTTTTACGACGCGTTCAACGCAAAGGCCGGTGTTGGCGGTTTCTTCGGTTCAAGCTTTATGTTCATGCTTATATGGGGAGTAAAGCGCGGGATATTCTCCAACGAAGCGGGGCAGGGAAGCGCTCCTATAGCTCACGCTGCGGCTAAGACCAGCGAACCCGCCCGCGAGGGGCTTGTAGCTATGCTGGGACCTTATATTGATACAATTCTGGTTTGTACTCTAACCGGTCTTACAATTGTAACTCTCGGAGTGTGGAAAGACAAAATGCTCGAAACGATTCCATTTGTTGAACAATCTCAGATTACTATAATGAAAGACAGCGGCAAGATTCACCCTGACGGCATCATTCTGGAAAAGGATATAGCAGATGAGGGCTATTACAAAGTAACTGACGGAAAGGCTGAAGGGGTTATTTTTGTCAGAAACAACAGCACAATCGATTCTCCCCTGCTCTTAAAGGGGAACAATGAATTCAACGGATTAATCGAAAAGAAAGCCGGCGGTGCTATTCATTTCATCGACAGCAGCGAGGCGATTATCGACGGCCACGAAATTCAACTGACGGGCAAGGCTCTTCAAAACGGATCTCCCCTTACAGCCTGGGCGTTTAAAAAGGGAATGTCTCCCCTCTTTGGTGGCGGCAATTATATCGTTACAATCGCCGTCTTTTTATTCGCTCTTTCAACAGCTATTTCATGGTCATATTACGGAGACAGAAGTGTAGAGTATCTATTCGGAACAAAGGCCATCTTGCCTTATAGAATAATATTCTGTGTAATTCACTTTCTGGGAGCGATATTCTCTCTTGAATTGGTTTGGGCTTTCGGAGATACCGCCCTTGGGCTTATGGCGATACCAAACCTCATAGCTATTCTTGTTCTTTCAGGAAAAGCCAAAAAGATTGCCGGTGACTATTTTTCACGTTTCTAA
- a CDS encoding YraN family protein encodes MFDLICVEVIMTAGRINDGVLGEKIAADYLKLRGYEILERNYRARHLEIDLIARDNNCLVFIEVKTRKNFTYGRAIESLPYWKVLNIRKAALNYITKEEKSTGICKFRLDFVAIDVEFSCDKMVLQHLKDVA; translated from the coding sequence ATGTTCGATTTGATTTGTGTGGAGGTGATTATGACGGCGGGAAGAATCAATGACGGAGTTTTAGGTGAAAAGATCGCGGCGGATTATCTGAAACTTAGAGGGTATGAAATCCTTGAAAGAAATTACAGGGCCCGACACCTAGAGATTGATTTGATAGCAAGAGATAATAACTGCCTTGTGTTTATAGAAGTGAAGACAAGGAAAAATTTCACTTACGGAAGGGCAATAGAATCTTTACCTTACTGGAAAGTCTTAAATATCAGAAAAGCCGCGCTGAATTATATCACGAAGGAAGAAAAGAGTACGGGTATTTGCAAGTTCAGACTGGATTTTGTCGCTATTGATGTTGAGTTCTCATGCGATAAAATGGTTTTACAGCATCTTAAAGATGTGGCCTAG
- a CDS encoding PASTA domain-containing protein, with amino-acid sequence MSKQREKGLFRKILFYSFAVVAAFLVGIIVFNSFIKPKLVGRRDVVLIPEVRGLSVESARSKCRDSGYRIKITAKEHSPSVSEGTVISQVPGPGEGLKERRTIQVVVSKGREMTVVPDLEGQSLRQAWLTLQGAGIRRGKVSRIFSYQDSRNSVIASSPSTGSEVPVGSQVDLLLMIYGIPRTFLMPDLVGMDMPFVKDRLERSGFEIGRVTNRRAKADFPDAILAQKPPAGSFIKEGETVEITVSTVK; translated from the coding sequence ATGAGTAAGCAAAGAGAAAAAGGATTATTCAGAAAAATATTATTCTACAGTTTCGCGGTTGTTGCAGCTTTTCTGGTCGGAATAATAGTTTTTAATTCGTTCATCAAGCCTAAACTTGTTGGCAGAAGGGATGTAGTGCTGATTCCTGAAGTCAGAGGGCTTTCTGTGGAATCTGCAAGATCGAAGTGCAGAGATTCCGGATACAGAATCAAGATAACAGCGAAAGAACATTCACCGAGTGTGTCTGAAGGGACTGTTATAAGTCAGGTTCCCGGGCCGGGCGAAGGCTTAAAGGAAAGAAGGACGATTCAGGTAGTAGTGAGCAAAGGGCGGGAAATGACTGTTGTGCCTGATCTTGAAGGCCAGTCCCTGAGGCAGGCATGGCTCACATTGCAGGGAGCGGGCATAAGAAGAGGTAAAGTATCCAGGATTTTTTCTTATCAAGACAGCAGGAATTCTGTTATCGCATCTTCTCCAAGCACCGGATCTGAAGTTCCTGTTGGATCACAGGTTGATCTGCTGTTAATGATATATGGGATTCCAAGGACCTTTCTCATGCCCGATCTTGTTGGGATGGATATGCCTTTTGTAAAGGATAGACTGGAAAGATCCGGGTTCGAGATAGGACGTGTTACCAACCGGAGGGCGAAAGCGGATTTTCCGGACGCGATTCTTGCTCAAAAGCCGCCCGCGGGTTCGTTTATAAAAGAAGGGGAAACTGTTGAAATCACTGTATCAACTGTTAAATGA
- the trmD gene encoding tRNA (guanosine(37)-N1)-methyltransferase TrmD codes for MINVFFITIFPEMFEGVLNTGVFKIASKEGLADYTVVNLRDYAVDKHGSVDDYPYGGGPGMILMVPPIVEAVEDAVSGNDSNDTAVVLLSPYGRVHNQETASRLAGKKKVIFICGRYKGLDERVSELVVTDRISIGNFILSGGELPAMIVADTVIRYIPGVLGDAMSRDTDSFSSLEGEDFIDSAYYTRPPEYRGLQVPEVLLSGNHKRIREWREQSARDRTARYREKFRKKV; via the coding sequence ATGATTAATGTGTTCTTTATAACAATATTCCCCGAGATGTTCGAAGGTGTCCTGAATACGGGGGTTTTCAAAATAGCATCCAAAGAAGGCCTGGCCGACTATACTGTTGTGAACCTGAGGGATTATGCCGTCGATAAGCACGGTTCTGTTGATGACTATCCCTACGGAGGCGGTCCCGGAATGATTCTTATGGTTCCACCCATTGTCGAAGCAGTAGAGGATGCTGTGAGCGGGAACGATTCAAATGATACCGCTGTTGTCCTGCTATCACCTTACGGAAGGGTCCACAATCAGGAAACAGCAAGCAGACTGGCCGGAAAGAAGAAGGTTATTTTTATATGCGGCCGTTATAAAGGGTTGGATGAACGTGTCAGCGAACTCGTTGTAACTGACAGAATATCAATCGGTAATTTTATCCTCAGTGGAGGAGAATTGCCGGCAATGATCGTTGCCGATACAGTAATACGATATATCCCGGGTGTTTTGGGTGACGCTATGTCGAGGGATACCGATTCATTCTCTTCCCTTGAGGGAGAAGATTTTATAGATAGCGCTTATTATACAAGACCGCCGGAATACAGGGGGCTTCAGGTTCCCGAAGTACTACTTTCGGGTAATCATAAAAGAATAAGAGAATGGAGAGAACAATCCGCCAGAGATAGAACGGCACGTTACCGCGAAAAATTCAGAAAAAAGGTATAA
- the rpe gene encoding ribulose-phosphate 3-epimerase has protein sequence MKSLYQLLNDKGGVAVAPSILAADFSVLESEIRRVEEAGADFLHIDVMDGHFVPNITFGPMIVTAISKLATVPILTHLMITDPEKYIERFIKAGSSAVTFHFEVLESGHREVVKMIRDLGCRAGLAVNPDTPFSAFKHLLDCVDLLLVMTVYPGFGGKGLIDEVLVKLKEVSDYREKSGLRYVIEVDGGIKGSNAASVRENGGQILVAGTAIFKSKDYNTSILSIRG, from the coding sequence TTGAAATCACTGTATCAACTGTTAAATGATAAGGGCGGTGTTGCCGTAGCGCCGTCTATTCTTGCAGCTGACTTCAGCGTTCTGGAAAGTGAAATACGCCGTGTTGAGGAAGCGGGCGCTGATTTTCTTCATATTGATGTTATGGATGGTCATTTTGTTCCCAATATCACATTTGGTCCCATGATTGTTACGGCGATATCAAAACTCGCGACCGTTCCGATTTTAACACACCTGATGATAACGGATCCCGAAAAATATATAGAGCGCTTTATAAAAGCGGGAAGCAGTGCGGTTACGTTCCATTTCGAAGTTTTAGAGTCCGGTCACCGGGAAGTTGTCAAGATGATACGGGATCTTGGTTGCCGGGCAGGTCTGGCAGTAAATCCTGACACCCCTTTCTCCGCTTTCAAACACCTGCTTGACTGTGTTGATCTCCTGCTCGTTATGACTGTTTATCCGGGTTTTGGGGGGAAAGGTCTTATTGATGAAGTTCTTGTAAAATTAAAGGAAGTGTCGGATTACAGAGAAAAAAGCGGCTTGCGCTATGTAATTGAAGTTGACGGAGGGATAAAAGGTTCCAATGCCGCCTCTGTAAGGGAAAACGGGGGGCAGATCCTCGTAGCTGGAACCGCCATTTTTAAAAGTAAAGATTATAATACATCAATACTGTCTATCAGGGGATAA
- the ffh gene encoding signal recognition particle protein produces MFQSLTDKFARVFKQLRGRGKIREKDIQEAMKQVRRALLEADVNYKVVKELVKRVGERSLGRKVLDSLTPDQQIIKIVREELVRVLGGEVSSFHLSGAPACVMVCGLQGAGKTSFTAKLGASLKKKGRKILLVAADIHRPAAVEQIRVLAEQTGIPVYAPGVDIPAEKIAGDAVKKAKKELFDTLIVDTAGRLHIDREMMNELKAVKNVLKPTETLLVLDSMAGQEAVNVAGEFKREIDFTGIVLSKLDGDARGGAALSVKAVTGVPVKFVTVGEKVADLERFYPDRMAGRILGMGDILSLAEKAQEAMDEKKAEELERKFRKNAFTLEDFLDQLQGLKKMGSIEQLAAMVPGMKCGVSPDDIDENRIKRIEAIINSMTLEERRSADIINGSRRKRIAEGSGSSPREVNSLLKQFAQMKKMVKRFSKLTKGGNPLGFPLN; encoded by the coding sequence TTGTTTCAGAGTTTGACCGATAAGTTTGCGCGTGTTTTCAAGCAGTTGCGAGGACGCGGCAAAATAAGAGAGAAAGATATTCAGGAAGCGATGAAGCAGGTTCGAAGAGCCCTTCTTGAAGCTGACGTTAACTATAAAGTTGTCAAAGAGTTAGTTAAACGAGTGGGAGAAAGATCGCTGGGACGAAAGGTGCTTGACAGTCTTACTCCCGATCAGCAGATAATCAAGATTGTGCGCGAAGAACTTGTAAGAGTCTTAGGCGGTGAAGTCTCTTCTTTTCATTTGTCCGGAGCCCCCGCGTGCGTGATGGTTTGCGGACTTCAGGGGGCGGGTAAAACCAGTTTTACAGCCAAACTCGGGGCTTCTTTGAAAAAAAAGGGAAGAAAAATTCTACTTGTTGCAGCCGATATTCACCGTCCTGCCGCTGTGGAGCAGATTCGTGTCCTTGCAGAGCAGACCGGAATTCCCGTTTACGCTCCGGGAGTGGATATTCCGGCTGAAAAGATTGCCGGAGACGCCGTAAAGAAAGCGAAAAAGGAACTGTTTGATACTCTGATTGTCGATACGGCAGGCAGACTTCATATTGACAGAGAGATGATGAATGAACTCAAAGCTGTAAAGAATGTTTTAAAACCCACAGAAACGCTGCTGGTACTTGACAGCATGGCCGGGCAGGAAGCCGTTAATGTGGCCGGAGAGTTTAAAAGAGAAATTGATTTCACCGGTATTGTGTTGAGCAAATTGGATGGAGACGCCCGAGGCGGAGCCGCTCTTTCTGTTAAGGCTGTTACAGGCGTGCCAGTTAAATTTGTTACTGTGGGGGAGAAAGTAGCGGATCTGGAAAGGTTTTATCCTGACAGGATGGCCGGCAGAATACTTGGAATGGGTGATATTCTGTCCCTGGCCGAAAAAGCTCAGGAGGCTATGGATGAGAAAAAGGCGGAGGAGCTGGAACGTAAATTCAGGAAGAACGCTTTTACCCTGGAGGATTTCCTCGACCAACTTCAGGGTCTTAAAAAGATGGGTTCTATTGAACAGCTTGCCGCCATGGTTCCGGGTATGAAGTGTGGAGTATCGCCGGACGATATTGATGAGAACCGGATAAAAAGGATAGAGGCAATAATAAACTCGATGACCCTGGAAGAAAGACGTTCGGCTGACATCATAAATGGATCACGTCGAAAAAGAATTGCCGAGGGCAGTGGAAGCAGCCCGAGAGAAGTCAATAGTTTGTTGAAACAATTCGCTCAGATGAAAAAAATGGTAAAACGTTTTTCAAAGTTGACAAAAGGAGGGAATCCCTTAGGGTTTCCCTTGAACTAA
- the rplS gene encoding 50S ribosomal protein L19, whose protein sequence is MDILNHISAGQMRDELPEFKVGDTISLKIKVREGDSIRNQKFQGIVIQRRGAGGSATFTVRKVSQGIGVERVFPLHSPNLTSLEVIRRGHVKRSKLYYLRDLRGKAARVKEKKK, encoded by the coding sequence ATGGATATATTAAACCATATATCTGCCGGACAGATGAGAGATGAATTGCCGGAGTTTAAAGTTGGCGATACAATCAGCCTGAAAATCAAAGTTAGAGAAGGCGACAGTATTAGAAACCAGAAGTTTCAGGGCATAGTTATACAGCGCCGCGGAGCCGGTGGGAGTGCGACTTTTACTGTGCGTAAAGTAAGTCAGGGGATAGGTGTCGAGCGCGTATTTCCTCTTCATTCACCTAACCTGACATCTTTGGAGGTTATACGAAGAGGGCACGTTAAGAGGTCAAAGCTTTACTATCTCCGTGATTTGAGAGGAAAAGCAGCTAGAGTGAAGGAAAAGAAGAAGTAA
- the rpsP gene encoding 30S ribosomal protein S16, producing MSVKIRLKRMGKKKKPFYRFVAADSRRARDGRFIEMLGYYDPMTEPEDINIDYDKVYSWLDKGAQCSENVSSLFKRIGVFEKWRLLKEGVKITELDSVIEERRKKQPRKKPKTEKIEKVEAKPAEEKAEEKAQVEESPEAEKKEESAPEGKAEEKAQVEESPEAEKKEESAAEGKKEEKNEKENVKKKVEEKESKDEKTDSSDESDKSSEEETKED from the coding sequence TTGTCTGTAAAGATAAGATTGAAAAGGATGGGCAAGAAAAAGAAGCCTTTCTATCGTTTTGTGGCCGCTGATTCAAGAAGAGCCAGAGACGGACGGTTCATAGAAATGTTGGGATATTATGATCCAATGACCGAGCCGGAAGATATAAATATTGATTATGACAAAGTTTATAGCTGGCTCGATAAAGGCGCTCAATGTTCTGAGAATGTATCGAGTTTGTTCAAGCGAATAGGGGTTTTCGAAAAATGGAGACTTCTCAAAGAGGGTGTTAAGATCACCGAACTTGATAGTGTGATCGAGGAGAGAAGAAAAAAACAACCCCGCAAAAAGCCTAAAACAGAAAAGATAGAGAAAGTTGAAGCAAAGCCCGCTGAAGAAAAAGCGGAAGAAAAGGCGCAAGTAGAAGAATCCCCGGAAGCTGAAAAGAAGGAAGAATCGGCCCCTGAGGGGAAAGCGGAGGAAAAGGCGCAAGTAGAAGAATCCCCGGAAGCTGAAAAGAAGGAAGAATCGGCCGCTGAGGGGAAAAAGGAAGAAAAGAACGAAAAGGAAAATGTGAAGAAGAAGGTTGAGGAGAAAGAAAGCAAAGATGAGAAAACTGATTCCTCAGATGAATCCGATAAATCTTCTGAAGAGGAAACAAAAGAGGATTAA
- a CDS encoding sodium-dependent transporter, with product MTAGKVLKRDQWGSNIGFILAAAGSAIGLGNIWRFPYVVGENGGGAFLIIYLICILLLGLPVMLGELTLGRYSRKNPVGAFESIKPRTPWKIVGFLGVITGICILSYYSVIAGYTLGYIGKTLAGNHADFESFSSNPLPAISLFIIFTVITVLVVQGGIKNGIERWAKILMPILLFLMIALIIRSVTLEGAGKGLVFYFKPDFSKVTGQTVLAAMGQAFFSLSLGMGCMITYGSYLSENSNLLLNGTSVALFDTLIAVMAGLLIFPALFASGMDPAAGPSLVFEVLPKIFSSIPGGSFIGASFFLLLSIAALTSTISLLEVATAYFVDEKGWVRKKAVWVIALIVLILGLPSALSQGIVPRLNYLPFIHMGFLDLMDWIFGNIMLAVGALFLSIFIAWVWKTENAINEIRKSGTKFKFTGVIFSILIKFFCPAVILALIFFLVTK from the coding sequence ATGACGGCAGGCAAGGTTTTAAAGCGGGATCAATGGGGATCTAATATCGGTTTTATTCTAGCCGCGGCAGGTTCCGCCATAGGCCTTGGGAATATATGGAGATTTCCATACGTAGTGGGAGAGAATGGCGGAGGAGCTTTCCTCATTATATATCTCATCTGTATACTGCTTTTGGGACTGCCTGTTATGCTCGGGGAACTCACTCTCGGAAGATACAGCCGCAAAAATCCAGTTGGAGCATTTGAATCAATCAAACCCCGAACTCCTTGGAAGATCGTCGGCTTTCTTGGTGTCATCACCGGAATATGCATTCTCTCATACTATTCCGTTATCGCGGGATATACTCTGGGATACATCGGAAAAACGCTCGCCGGCAATCATGCTGACTTTGAGTCGTTCTCATCAAATCCCCTCCCCGCAATTTCACTATTTATCATCTTTACGGTAATTACTGTACTTGTAGTACAGGGTGGAATCAAAAACGGAATCGAAAGATGGGCAAAGATTCTAATGCCCATCCTGCTTTTTCTCATGATCGCTCTTATAATACGTTCTGTAACACTGGAGGGCGCGGGTAAAGGTCTCGTTTTCTACTTCAAACCCGATTTCAGCAAAGTTACAGGACAGACGGTTCTCGCGGCTATGGGACAGGCTTTCTTTTCACTCAGTCTCGGAATGGGCTGTATGATAACATACGGCAGCTACCTTTCGGAGAATTCCAATCTGTTACTTAACGGCACCTCTGTCGCCCTATTTGACACACTTATAGCTGTTATGGCGGGGCTTTTGATATTTCCAGCCCTCTTCGCTTCCGGCATGGATCCGGCAGCGGGGCCCAGCCTTGTTTTCGAGGTTCTCCCGAAGATATTTTCATCTATTCCCGGTGGAAGTTTCATAGGCGCCTCCTTCTTTCTGCTCCTGTCTATAGCGGCGTTAACGTCGACGATATCCCTTCTCGAAGTTGCTACAGCATATTTTGTCGATGAAAAGGGATGGGTCAGAAAAAAAGCCGTGTGGGTTATAGCCCTTATCGTTCTAATACTCGGCCTGCCCTCAGCTCTTTCACAGGGAATAGTTCCCCGGTTAAATTATCTTCCCTTTATACATATGGGGTTTCTTGACCTTATGGATTGGATTTTCGGTAACATTATGCTGGCGGTGGGAGCGCTGTTTCTTTCAATATTTATAGCCTGGGTTTGGAAAACAGAAAACGCGATAAATGAAATAAGAAAGAGCGGAACTAAATTCAAATTTACGGGGGTAATATTCAGCATACTTATCAAGTTTTTCTGCCCGGCTGTTATTTTGGCATTGATCTTTTTCTTAGTTACTAAATAG
- the fmt gene encoding methionyl-tRNA formyltransferase, translated as MVVFFGSPDFSLPTLERLLRSDYRPALVVTQPDRVSGRGKKLVSTPVKRLAEENDVPVRAISSFNDSDIKNDLVGLKPDFFVVVAFGLIFPESVLEMPSRGCVNLHASLLPSYRGASPINRAVVNGDSFTGVTTISMEKKVDAGPVYLQEVVGIDPEETAGELFDRLAGAGASLLIDTLSGIDAGRIEPVPQREEGKSFAPPLKKIDGLIPWDKDAIKVYNHIRGMNPWPGSFSYFRGKYIKVKDAWPCDLIKRPCPPGTVLQCSDRLVVSCGKGALEIKKLQIEGRRSLEAEPCLRGFDMKRGERFRGPE; from the coding sequence ATGGTTGTTTTTTTCGGTTCACCTGATTTCTCTCTTCCAACACTGGAACGGCTTCTGAGGTCCGATTACAGACCGGCGCTTGTTGTAACTCAACCGGACAGAGTATCCGGAAGAGGGAAGAAACTCGTTTCAACTCCGGTAAAGAGGTTGGCTGAAGAGAACGATGTTCCGGTAAGGGCTATAAGCAGTTTTAATGACAGTGATATTAAGAATGATCTTGTCGGTCTGAAGCCTGATTTTTTTGTTGTAGTCGCGTTTGGGTTGATATTTCCCGAAAGTGTTCTTGAGATGCCCTCGAGGGGGTGTGTGAATCTCCACGCTTCTCTGCTTCCTTCTTACAGGGGAGCGAGTCCTATTAACAGAGCTGTTGTAAACGGGGATTCTTTTACAGGAGTAACAACTATCTCGATGGAGAAAAAAGTTGACGCGGGGCCTGTTTATCTTCAGGAAGTTGTAGGAATTGACCCTGAGGAAACAGCTGGTGAGCTTTTTGACAGACTTGCCGGCGCGGGCGCGTCCTTGCTTATTGATACTCTTTCCGGAATAGATGCCGGCAGGATAGAACCTGTGCCCCAGAGGGAGGAAGGGAAAAGTTTTGCCCCCCCGCTTAAGAAAATAGACGGGCTTATACCCTGGGATAAAGACGCTATAAAAGTCTACAATCATATAAGAGGGATGAATCCCTGGCCCGGCAGTTTCTCGTACTTCCGTGGTAAGTACATAAAAGTAAAAGATGCCTGGCCCTGTGATTTGATTAAGAGGCCTTGCCCCCCGGGGACTGTTCTTCAGTGTTCAGATCGGCTCGTTGTCTCTTGCGGAAAGGGAGCTCTCGAGATAAAGAAACTCCAGATAGAAGGAAGACGGTCTCTGGAAGCTGAGCCCTGCTTAAGGGGGTTTGACATGAAGAGAGGGGAAAGATTCCGCGGACCTGAGTGA
- a CDS encoding KH domain-containing protein — protein MSVDNIKTMVHDLAAMLVDEPKEISITEEKRNNAVIVVISVAKDDVGKIIGKNGQTAKALRALVNAASTRMGKKVLLEIRE, from the coding sequence ATGAGTGTTGATAATATTAAAACCATGGTTCATGATCTTGCGGCTATGCTTGTGGATGAACCAAAGGAAATATCGATAACTGAAGAGAAACGGAATAATGCCGTTATTGTTGTTATTTCCGTGGCGAAGGATGATGTCGGTAAGATTATTGGAAAGAATGGCCAAACTGCCAAGGCTCTCAGGGCTCTGGTAAATGCCGCGTCCACGCGCATGGGGAAAAAGGTACTTCTGGAGATAAGAGAATAA
- the rimM gene encoding ribosome maturation factor RimM (Essential for efficient processing of 16S rRNA), with translation MEEFANLGDIVNTVGLRGEIKLLPGPDFWPGALKFGKLYLVTDIFRRSVNVEKFRKKGGTYVIKLDFLQSIEDAETAVGKRLELAMEELDSESYPDQTLLSRTLGKRIFMKNGDLLGIVVNFLSSGGQDRLIVEGEKNYIIPFVSGIVTDVDYKNDKIEIDPPEGLLELEW, from the coding sequence ATGGAAGAATTCGCGAATCTTGGAGATATCGTTAATACAGTTGGGTTAAGAGGTGAAATAAAGCTTTTGCCGGGACCTGATTTCTGGCCGGGCGCTCTTAAATTTGGAAAACTGTATCTGGTTACCGATATATTTCGCAGATCGGTAAATGTCGAGAAATTCAGGAAAAAGGGCGGGACATATGTGATTAAGCTGGATTTTCTTCAGTCCATAGAAGATGCGGAAACGGCGGTTGGCAAAAGACTCGAATTAGCAATGGAAGAACTCGATTCAGAGTCTTATCCGGACCAGACACTTCTAAGCCGGACGTTAGGTAAAAGAATATTTATGAAGAATGGCGATTTATTGGGAATTGTTGTCAACTTCTTAAGCTCCGGAGGACAGGATCGGCTTATAGTAGAAGGGGAAAAGAATTATATTATTCCTTTTGTCTCCGGTATTGTAACAGACGTAGATTATAAAAACGATAAAATCGAGATTGATCCTCCTGAAGGATTGCTTGAACTTGAATGGTAA
- a CDS encoding ribonuclease HII: MSNNPGGSSSFNELSLFDKDIKRGVRGTMAGVDEAGRGALAGPVVAAALVCDFHEDLFDVRDSKLLKENRREELYELIIDRCECFNVGIVKPEVIDRVNILNATLKAMKEAVEGLTISPQFVIVDGRDTPDIEIRAQAIPGGDGKSFVIAAASIVAKVTRDRIMREFGLIYPEYKFLNNKGYGTKEHRTVLKEKGFTKIHRKSFKCSI; encoded by the coding sequence ATGAGTAATAACCCCGGCGGCAGCAGTTCCTTTAATGAATTATCTTTGTTTGACAAAGATATAAAACGCGGTGTTCGGGGTACCATGGCTGGGGTGGATGAAGCTGGACGCGGAGCTCTGGCGGGTCCTGTAGTGGCCGCGGCTCTTGTGTGTGATTTTCATGAAGACTTATTTGATGTAAGAGACAGCAAACTCCTGAAGGAAAACAGGAGAGAAGAGCTTTATGAATTGATAATCGACAGGTGCGAGTGCTTTAATGTCGGGATAGTGAAACCTGAGGTAATTGACAGGGTAAATATACTTAACGCTACATTAAAGGCGATGAAAGAAGCAGTTGAGGGGTTGACGATATCTCCTCAATTTGTGATCGTCGACGGCCGGGATACACCTGATATCGAAATTCGAGCTCAGGCAATTCCGGGAGGTGACGGGAAGAGTTTTGTTATAGCTGCCGCGTCTATAGTGGCGAAAGTTACGCGTGACAGAATTATGAGAGAGTTTGGGCTAATATATCCCGAATATAAATTTTTAAATAACAAAGGGTACGGGACAAAAGAACACAGAACTGTACTTAAAGAAAAGGGTTTTACAAAGATTCACAGAAAGAGTTTCAAATGTTCGATTTGA